In Balaenoptera ricei isolate mBalRic1 chromosome 4, mBalRic1.hap2, whole genome shotgun sequence, the genomic stretch CAAGTGAGGAATATTTAGACAATGAGTCTCAGGTTTCCTTAGGTCTTATGAATATGACATGACCTCAGTGCAGGATTGACAGGATGCCCTCAGAGGTCCAAGTTgggaaaactgattttaaaagtatttagcaGTTTTATGGTAGGAAGGTTTGGACAGAAAAGTTTTAGGTTTTGGAAAATGCACAAAATACCAGTTTTTACTTaggctccttccttccttccttccttcctccctccctccctccctttctttctttctttctaataaagttatttatttattatttatttatattggagatttatttattttggctgcactgggtcttcgttgcagcatgcaggcttctctagttgcagtgcacaggctctagagtgtgcaggctcagtagttgtggcgtgagggcttagttgcggtatgtgggatcttagttccctgagcagggattgaacctgggccccctgcattgggagtgcggagtcttaaccactggaccaccagggaagtccctacttagGCTCTTTTCTATAAAACATTTGATTgaggctttttctttctttttttaaaaacagatgagCATGGTTGATATTGCCAGGCTCAACAAGAGCAGCTCTTCTGCTGAGGAAAGTGGCCAAGATGTCCTGGAGAACACATTTTCTCAGAAGCATAAAGAACTATCCATTTTATTGTTGGAAATGAAAGAAGCCCAAGAGGAGATTGCATTCCTTAAGTTGCAGCTTCAAGGCAAAAGGGCAGAGGGTGACCCTGAGGTCCTTgaccaaaaagaaatgaaacagacaGAGAGTGAAGGAATACCTCCAGTTAAAATGACAGTATTGCTTGAAGATACAGGGCAACATTTTCCCCCCATGCCAAATGAAGAGAGCAGTCTTCCaacaattgaaaaagaagaacagatgaGCATTAAATACCAACACAGAACATCTGAGCAAATATCTTTAAATGACACTGGAATGGAATTAAAATCAGCAAAGcaggatgatgatgataaatCCCCTTCTGTGGTATCAGGTATTTGTCAGTATCACCAGGATGAATTGGAAAAGCTAAAAGGTCAAATTTTGGAGCTTGAGCTAAACCTTCATAAAGCAGAAGAGATCTATGAGAAAaatttagatgagaaaactaaggaaatAGGAAACCTAACCCAGCTGATTGAAGAGTTTAAGAAAAATGCTGAAAACACCAATAGTGCATTCACTGCTTTGTCTGAAGAAAGAGACCAGCTTCTTTCTCAGGTGAAGGAACTTAGTGTGGTAACGGAACTGAGGGCTCAGGTACAGCAACTGGAAGTGAACCTTGCAGAAGCAGAAAGGCAAAGAAGACTTGACTATGAAAGCCAGACTGCTCATCACAACTTGCTCACTGAACAGATCCACAGTCTCAGCATAGAAGCCAAATCTAAAGATGTAAAGATTGAAGTTTTACAGAACGAACTGGATGATGTGCAGGTTCAGTTTTCCGAGCAGAGTACAATGATCAAAAGCCTGCAGAGCCAGCTGCAGAAGAAGGAAAGTGAAGTGCTCGAGGGGGCAGACCGTGAGAGGGATATCTCAAATAAGGTGGAAGAACTTTCACAGGCTCTTTCACAGAAGGAACTTGAAATAGCAAATATGGACCAACTCttactagagaaaaagaaagatgtggaAATTCTCCAACAAACCATCGAGGAGAAGGATCAGCAAGTGACAGAAATCAGCTTTAGTATGATGGAGAAAATGGTTCAGCTTAATGAAGAGAAGTTTTCTCTTGGGGTTGAAATTAAGACACTTAAAGAACAGTTGAATTTATTATCCAGAGCTGAAGAGGCCAAAAAAGAGCAGGTGGAAGAAGATAAAGAAACAGTTTCTGGCATTAAACAGAATTATGATGAGCTGAACCCAGTAGGGCTAATAAGTAAAGAAGAACTTCAGTATGAATTAGACCTTGTAAAGAAAGAAAgtgagcagagaaaaagaaagctccAGGCTGCTCTTATTAACAGAAAGGAACTTCTACAGAGAGTCAGTAGATTAGAAGAGGAATTGGCCAAAGTGAAATATGAACCCAGGAAAGACACCCCACTCAGTGAGAGTGAGAGGAGGGAAATGGAGGAAgataaagaaagcaaagaagactTAGAAAAATGTGTGACTTCTAAGTGCCAAGAAATAGAAATGGTAATATCTTTAAAACAGGTAATATCCGAGAAGGAAGTGGAACTAGAGCATGTAAGGAAGGATTTGGAAGAAAAGGCAGCAGCTGAAGAACAGTTACAGGCTGTGGTCAAACAGATGAATCAGAATTTGCAAGAGAAGACAAACCAAATAGATCTGCTCCAAGCAGAAATCATTGAAAACCAAACAGTTATCCAAAAGTTAACCACAGGTAACAAGGATGCAGGTGATGGGGACTCAGCAGCACCTGTAATAGAAGCAGCAGCCATCAGTCCACTTGGTGCAGGTAGTGGAGAACACTGGAAAccagaactggaagaaaaaataatggaccttgaaaaagaaaaggaacaactTCAAAAGAAGCTACAGGAAGTATTAACCTCTCGCAAGGTGATTCTAAAAAAGGCACAGGAGAAAGAAAGACATCTTCGGGAGGAACTCAAGCAACAGAAAGATGACTATAATCGCTTGCAAGAACAGTTTGATGAGCAAAGCAAGGAAAGTGAGAACATTGGGGACCAACTAAGGCAACTACAGATTCAAGTAAAGGAATCTTCGGACAGAAAACTCCCAGGCAGTGGCCAGCGGGAACCAGGTTCTCCCAGTCAAGGTTTAGAAGAACCTTTATTCAAAGCCACAGAGCAGCAACCTGCTCAACCTGCTTCAGAGTCTGACTTGTGCCCAGACTGGCCTTCTCATCCTGGAGATACAAATGGTCTGCAGGGCAATACTGCTATTGCCCGGATTAAGACACAGCTGAAAGAAATAGAGGCTGAGAAAGAAGAGTTAGAGTTGAAGGTTAACTCTACAGTAAGTGAGCTGACTAAAAAATCAGAAGAGGTATTTCAGTTACAAGAGCAGATAAATAAACAGAATTTAGAAATCCAAAGTCTGAAGGCAGCATCCCATGAAGCTGAAGCCCACGCAGAAAGCCTGAGGCAACAACTGGAAAGCAGTCAACTAGAAATCACTGGATTAGAACATTTAAGAGAATTACAGCCTGAACTAGGTGAACTGCAAAAACTCATaagcaaaaaagaagaagaagttaGATACCTTTCTGGACAGCTTAGTGCGAAGGAAACAGCCCTTACTAAAGTACAGACAGAGATAATAGAACAAGAGGATTTAGTGAAGGCTCTGCATACACAGCTGGAAATGCAAGCCAAAGCACATGATGAGAAGATAAAGCAGGTACAGGTGGAGCTTTGTGAAATGAAGCAGAAACCAGAAGAGATTGGAGAAGAAAGTAAAGCAAAGCAACAAATACAGAGGAAACTGCAAGCTGCCCTTATTTCCCGAAAAgaagtactaaaagaaaacaaacgtCTCCAAGAAGAGTTGTCTTTGGCCAGAGATACCACTGAACATCTCACCAAGTCTCTGGCAGATGTGGAAAACCAAGTTTCTgctcaaaataaagagaaagatataTTCTTAGGAAAGTTAGCTCTTTTTCAGGAAGAAAGAGACAAACTCAttgcagaaatggacagatctttAATGGAAAATCAAAGTCTCAATGGTTCTTGTGAAAGTCTGAAATTAGCTCTGGAGGGTCTTACTGAAGACAAGGAAAACTTagtgaaagaaattgaatcttTGAAATGTTCTAAGATTGCAGAAAGCACTGAGTGGCAAGAGAAACACAAAGAGTTACAAAAGGAATATGAAATTCTTCTGCAGTCCTATGAGAATGTTAGTAATGAGGCAGAAAGGATTCAGCATGTGGTAGAAACTGTGAGGCAAGAGAAGCAAGAACTATTTGGCAAGTTAAGAAGCACAGAAGGAAacaagaaagagacagaaaagcagTTGCAGGAAGCTAAACAGGAAATGGAGGAGAtgaaagaaaagatgagaaagTTTGCTAAATCTAAACAGCAGAAAATCCTAGAGTTGGAAGAAGAGAATGAGAGGCTTAGAGCAGAGGTACACCCTGCAGGAGGTACATCTAAAGATAGTATGGAAGCACTTCTTTCTTCCAATTCTGACATGAAGGAGGAACTAGAAAGGGTCCAAACAGAGTATAAAACCCTTTCTAAGGAGTTTGAGGCTTTAATGATGGAGAAGGACTCTTTAAGTGAAGAGGTTCAGGATTTAAAGCATCAGATAGAAGGTAATGTATCCAAACAAGCTAGCCTGGAGGCCAGTGAGAAACATGATAACCAGATGGTTGTCACTGAAGAGGCAACCCAGTCTGCTCCAGGTGAGGCCCATGAGCAAAACTCTCCCAGTGTGAACCCAAGGTCTGAAAATTCAGAATCCATTCATTCAGAGAACAGTGCCAAGCCTGATATAAGTGAGAATGTCAGCTTACATGATGCAATTAATAATTACCTACAGCAGATGGATCAGCTCAAAGAAAGAATCACTGAATTAGAGGAGGACAAGCAGAAAGACAAGGAATTTAGCCAGACTTTAGAAAATGAGAGAGCTGCTTTATTGAGTCAAATATCAGCAAAGGATGGTGAACTAAAAATGCTTCAGGAAGAAGTAGCCAAAATAAACTCGATAAATCAGCAAATCCAAGAAGAACTTGCCAGAGTTACCAAGCTAAAGGAGAcagcagaggaagagaaagatgatTTGGAAGAGAGGCTTATGAATCAATTAGCAGAACTTAATGGAAGCATTGGGAATTATTATCAGGATGTTACAGATGCCCAAATCAAAAATGAGCTACTAGAATCTGAAATGCAGAAccttaaaaagtgtgtgagtgaattggaagaagaaaagcagcAGTTAGTCAAGGAGAAAACTAAGGTGGAATCAGAAATACGAAAAGAAtatatggagaaaatacaaggtgCTCAGAAAGGGCCTGGCAATAAAAGTCATGCAAAGGAACTTCAGGagctgttaaaagaaaaacagcaagaaGTAAAGCAGCTGCAGAAGGATTGCATTAGGTACCAAGAGAAAATCAGTGCTCTGGAGAGAACTGTTAAGGCCTTAGAATTTGTTCAGACTGAGTCCCAAAAAGATTTGGAAATAACCAAAGAAAATCTGGCTCAAGCCAATGAACATCGCAAGAAGGCAGAAACAGAATTAGCTAGCTTCAAAGTACTGCTAGATGACACTCAAAGTGAAGCAGCAAGGGTCCTAACAGACAATTTCAAGTTGAAAAAGGAGCTTCAGTCAAATAAAGAATCAGTTAAAAGCCAAATGAAACAAAAGGATGAAGATCTTGAGCGAAGACTGGAGCAGGTAGAGGAGAAACACCTGAAAGAGAAGAAGAATATGCAAGAGAAACTGGATGCTTTGCATAGAGAAAAAGTCCACTTAGAAGAGACATTTGGAGAGATTCAGGTTACTTTGAACAAGAAAGACAAGGAAGTTAAGCAACTTCAGGAAAACTTGGATAGTACTGTGGCCCAGCTTGCAGCTTTCACTAAGAGCATGTCTTCCCTCCAGGATGATCGGGACAGGGTGATAGATGAAGCCAAGAAATGGGAGAGGAAGTTCAGTGATGCTATTCAaaccaaagaagaagaaattagacTTAAAGAAGAGAATTTCAGTGTTCTAAAGGATCAGCTTAGGCAGATGTCCATCCACATGGAGGAATTGAAGATCAACATTTCCAGGTAAATGAATAATGACTTTTTTTGCTCTTCCAAAGGTAATTGAAGGCAAAGGAAGTCTCTATTTAAACTATTTCTATTCTCTTTAATATTATGGGACTAATTTTGGTTTAAATTCTCCCCGAAGATGTATTCCCTCTCACTTCTGTCTCTCTCGCTCTCTTGCAAATGACATGCAAATGACTTTCTGCTACAACTTGTATTAACATGAAAAATTCACGTCTGCTTCTCTACCCATCTTTCTACTGAGAGATCTCTtagatttcttcctttcttctcatttccGTTATCGTTGTCTGAATTTTTACCATAGTACATATTATTGTACTCTCAAATTACTGCCTTAGCCTCTGAAACgatctcctctcttctcttcctcataTTCCACATCAATTCATACTGCATATGCCTGCTAGAGTTACTTTCTTCAAACTCCAATTTTATATCACTTTTCAGGCTCAGGAAATAACAGTGTCCCCCACACTTTGTACTCTCATCTTTAGTAGGATCCTTCTGCCCTGAGACAGGTCTCCTCATTGCCTCTCATACCAAGATTATTCCGTTAAGGGGCCAGACAACAGCTTGTCTAGAGCAAAGAACAAAATTGGGGGCACTCTTTAGAGTGTCCAAGGTCATGTCACTAAATTAGCAACAtactttggagtttatttttatacgAATTCTTAGGTGCAATATACCTTTAATACAGAACATTCAGTAGAGCTAATACCTCTTTATTAAAAAGATGAACACCTTCAATTATGAATATTTATTCACTTGTAGATCTGAGTACATGTTGTAGTATGTGTTCCCTAGGCATCAAGTACTTTTCCCTTGAAATCTGTAATTAAtgaccttctctctttttctaggCTTGAACATGACAAGCAGATTTGGGAGTCCAAAGCTCAGACAGAGGTCCAGCTTCAGCAGAAGGTCTGTGATACTCTACAGGGAGAAAACAAAGAACTTTTTTCCCAGCTAGAAGAGACTCGACATCTATACCGTAGTTCTCAGGATGAATTAGCTAAGTTGGAATCAGAACTGAAGATTCTCAGAGACCAGTCAACTGATTTAAATAactctttagaaaaatataaggaaaataaagaaaatttggaagGGATCATAAAGCAGCAAGAGGCTGATATCCAAAATTGTAAGTTCAGTTATGAACAGCTAGAGACAGATCTTCAGGCCTCCAGACAACTGACCAGTAGGCTGCATGAAGAAATAAACATGAAAGAGCAGAAGATTATAAGCCTGCTTTCTGCCAAGGAACAGGCAGTCCAAGTAGCTGTTGCTGAACTGCATCAGCAGCatgataaagaaattaaagaattggAAAATCTGCTGtcccaggaggaagaggagaatacTGTTTTagaagaagagaacaaaaaagcTGTTGACAAAACCAATCAGCTTATGGAAACactgaaaaacatgaaaaaggagaacatgCAACAGAAGGCTCAGTTGAATTCCTTTGTTAAATCCATGTCTTCTCTCCAGGATGACCGAGACCGTATAGTAGGTGACTACCAACAGCTGGAAGAGCGACATCTCTCTGTGATCTTGGAAAAAGACCAACTCATCCAGGATGCTGCTACTGAGAATAATAAGCTGAAGGAAGAAATTCGATGCTTGAGAAGTCATATGGATGATCTCAATTCTGAGAATGCCAAGCTCAATGCAGAACTGATCCAATATAGAGAAGACCTGAACCAAGTGATATCAAGGAAGGACTGTCAGCAAAAGCAGCTCCTTGAAGCTCAACTTCAGCAGACTAAGGAGGTGAAAAGTGAGTATGCTAAATTAGAAGAAAAGCTCAAGGAGTCTGAGGAAGCAAAGGAGGAGCTGCAGAGGTCCTCTCTTGCCCTCCAGGAGGAGAAACGAGGTTTATCTAAAGAGATTGAGAACTTAAAAGTATGTCTGTCCCAACTAAAGAAACAATTGACAGGCTTGCACGAAGAAGGTACTTTAGGAATATTCCAGGCCCaattaaaagcaaaagaagaGGTACAGAAGTTAAATACTACCCTTTCTTTGTCTCAGAAGAGAATTACAGAACTGGAGGAGGAATTGGTTCGTGTTCAGAAGGAAGCTGCCAAAAAGGTAGGTGAAATTGAAGTTAAACTGAAGAAGGAATTAAAGCATCTTCATCATGATGCAGGGATAATGCGAAATGAAACTGAAACAGCGGAAGAGAGGGTGGCGGAGCTAGCAAGAGATCTGGTAGAGATGGAACAGAAGTTACTCATGgtcaccaaagaaaataaagatctcaCAGCACAAATCCAGTCTTTTGGAAGGTCAATGAGTTCCCTACAAGACAGTAGAGATCATGCCAATGAGGAAGTTGaggaactgaaaaagaaatatgaggCCAGTCTGAAGGAGTTGGCACAGCTGAGAGAAGAGCAGGGCCTC encodes the following:
- the GOLGB1 gene encoding golgin subfamily B member 1 isoform X2 yields the protein MLSRLSGLANVVLHELSGDETDENMRASIEPELPQESDMEFNDRTQEDVLERLAYTEQLVQELKEIIGQKDAQLQQKDEILQEERKAADNKIKKLKLHAKAKLTSLNKHIEEMKAQGGTVLATEPQSEEQLSKHDKSSTEEEMEVEKIKHKLEEKEELISSLQAQLSQAQAEQATQFAKSSTEMEEFLMMKKQLQEKEELISTLQTQLSQTQAEQAAQLSSMQQVVREKDARFETQVRLHEDELLQLVTQADVETEMQQKLRVLQRKLEEHEEALLGRAQVVDLLQQELTAAEQRNQIFSQQLQQIEAEQSTLRNTIETERQESKILMEKMELEVAERKLSFHNLQEEMHHLLEQLEQAGQAQAELQSRYSALEQKHRTEMAEKTSHILSLQKTEQELHSACDALKDQNSKLLQDKSEQAAHSAQVIQQLEDQLQEKSEEINQFLNKATLLKHEIASQTSLPDVSNEGTQAVTEESIAFLQKRVVELENEKGALLFNSIELEELKAENEKLSSQITLLEAQKRTGEADRDVSEMSMVDIARLNKSSSSAEESGQDVLENTFSQKHKELSILLLEMKEAQEEIAFLKLQLQGKRAEGDPEVLDQKEMKQTESEGIPPVKMTVLLEDTGQHFPPMPNEESSLPTIEKEEQMSIKYQHRTSEQISLNDTGMELKSAKQDDDDKSPSVVSGICQYHQDELEKLKGQILELELNLHKAEEIYEKNLDEKTKEIGNLTQLIEEFKKNAENTNSAFTALSEERDQLLSQVKELSVVTELRAQVQQLEVNLAEAERQRRLDYESQTAHHNLLTEQIHSLSIEAKSKDVKIEVLQNELDDVQVQFSEQSTMIKSLQSQLQKKESEVLEGADRERDISNKVEELSQALSQKELEIANMDQLLLEKKKDVEILQQTIEEKDQQVTEISFSMMEKMVQLNEEKFSLGVEIKTLKEQLNLLSRAEEAKKEQVEEDKETVSGIKQNYDELNPVGLISKEELQYELDLVKKESEQRKRKLQAALINRKELLQRVSRLEEELAKVKYEPRKDTPLSESERREMEEDKESKEDLEKCVTSKCQEIEMVISLKQVISEKEVELEHVRKDLEEKAAAEEQLQAVVKQMNQNLQEKTNQIDLLQAEIIENQTVIQKLTTGNKDAGDGDSAAPVIEAAAISPLGAGSGEHWKPELEEKIMDLEKEKEQLQKKLQEVLTSRKVILKKAQEKERHLREELKQQKDDYNRLQEQFDEQSKESENIGDQLRQLQIQVKESSDRKLPGSGQREPGSPSQGLEEPLFKATEQQPAQPASESDLCPDWPSHPGDTNGLQGNTAIARIKTQLKEIEAEKEELELKVNSTVSELTKKSEEVFQLQEQINKQNLEIQSLKAASHEAEAHAESLRQQLESSQLEITGLEHLRELQPELGELQKLISKKEEEVRYLSGQLSAKETALTKVQTEIIEQEDLVKALHTQLEMQAKAHDEKIKQVQVELCEMKQKPEEIGEESKAKQQIQRKLQAALISRKEVLKENKRLQEELSLARDTTEHLTKSLADVENQVSAQNKEKDIFLGKLALFQEERDKLIAEMDRSLMENQSLNGSCESLKLALEGLTEDKENLVKEIESLKCSKIAESTEWQEKHKELQKEYEILLQSYENVSNEAERIQHVVETVRQEKQELFGKLRSTEGNKKETEKQLQEAKQEMEEMKEKMRKFAKSKQQKILELEEENERLRAEVHPAGGTSKDSMEALLSSNSDMKEELERVQTEYKTLSKEFEALMMEKDSLSEEVQDLKHQIEGNVSKQASLEASEKHDNQMVVTEEATQSAPGEAHEQNSPSVNPRSENSESIHSENSAKPDISENVSLHDAINNYLQQMDQLKERITELEEDKQKDKEFSQTLENERAALLSQISAKDGELKMLQEEVAKINSINQQIQEELARVTKLKETAEEEKDDLEERLMNQLAELNGSIGNYYQDVTDAQIKNELLESEMQNLKKCVSELEEEKQQLVKEKTKVESEIRKEYMEKIQGAQKGPGNKSHAKELQELLKEKQQEVKQLQKDCIRYQEKISALERTVKALEFVQTESQKDLEITKENLAQANEHRKKAETELASFKVLLDDTQSEAARVLTDNFKLKKELQSNKESVKSQMKQKDEDLERRLEQVEEKHLKEKKNMQEKLDALHREKVHLEETFGEIQVTLNKKDKEVKQLQENLDSTVAQLAAFTKSMSSLQDDRDRVIDEAKKWERKFSDAIQTKEEEIRLKEENFSVLKDQLRQMSIHMEELKINISRLEHDKQIWESKAQTEVQLQQKVCDTLQGENKELFSQLEETRHLYRSSQDELAKLESELKILRDQSTDLNNSLEKYKENKENLEGIIKQQEADIQNCKFSYEQLETDLQASRQLTSRLHEEINMKEQKIISLLSAKEQAVQVAVAELHQQHDKEIKELENLLSQEEEENTVLEEENKKAVDKTNQLMETLKNMKKENMQQKAQLNSFVKSMSSLQDDRDRIVGDYQQLEERHLSVILEKDQLIQDAATENNKLKEEIRCLRSHMDDLNSENAKLNAELIQYREDLNQVISRKDCQQKQLLEAQLQQTKEVKSEYAKLEEKLKESEEAKEELQRSSLALQEEKRGLSKEIENLKVCLSQLKKQLTGLHEEGTLGIFQAQLKAKEEVQKLNTTLSLSQKRITELEEELVRVQKEAAKKVGEIEVKLKKELKHLHHDAGIMRNETETAEERVAELARDLVEMEQKLLMVTKENKDLTAQIQSFGRSMSSLQDSRDHANEEVEELKKKYEASLKELAQLREEQGLLSKERDVLVSKAAFPINSTEDNSLPHLEKLNQQLLSKDDQLLHLSSQLEDSYNQVQSFSKAMASLQNERDRLLSELEKFRKSEEGKQRSAAPPATSPDEVQSLKKAMSSLQNDRDRLLKELKNLQQQYLQINQEITELRPLKAQLQEYQDKTKTFQIMQEELRQENLSWQHELHQLRMEKSSWEIHDRRMKEQYLMAIADKEQQLSHMQNLMRELRSSSSPTETHKVQYQRQASPETPASLDGSQNLVYETERLRTQLNDSLKEIHQKELRIQQLNSKFSQLLEEKNTLSIQLCDTSQSLRENQQHYSDLFNHCAVLEKQVQELQVGPLNIDVAPGAPQEKNGAHRKGDPEELREPQLSFSEAQQQLCNTKQEVNELRKLLEEERDQKVAAEAALSMAEEQIRRLEHGEWDSARSPIIGSCGSQEQALLIDLTSNSCRRTRSGAGWKRVLRSLCHSRTRVPLLAAIYFLMVHVLLVLCFTGHL
- the GOLGB1 gene encoding golgin subfamily B member 1 isoform X3, which codes for MLSRLSGLANVVLHELSGDETDENMRASIEPELPQESDMEFNDRTQEDVLERLAYTEQLVQELKEIIGQKDAQLQQKDEILQEERKAADNKIKKLKLHAKAKLTSLNKHIEEMKAQGGTVLATEPQSEEQLSKHDKSSTEEEMEVEKIKHKLEEKEELISSLQAQLSQAQAEQATQFAKSSTEMEEFLMMKKQLQEKEELISTLQTQLSQTQAEQAAQQVVREKDARFETQVRLHEDELLQLVTQADVETEMQQKLRVLQRKLEEHEEALLGRAQVVDLLQQELTAAEQRNQIFSQQLQQIEAEQSTLRNTIETERQESKILMEKMELEVAERKLSFHNLQEEMHHLLEQLEQAGQAQAELQSRYSALEQKHRTEMAEKTSHILSLQKTEQELHSACDALKDQNSKLLQDKSEQAAHSAQVIQQLEDQLQEKSEEINQFLNKATLLKHEIASQTSLPDVSNEGTQAVTEESIAFLQKRVVELENEKGALLFNSIELEELKAENEKLSSQITLLEAQKRTGEADRDVSEMSMVDIARLNKSSSSAEESGQDVLENTFSQKHKELSILLLEMKEAQEEIAFLKLQLQGKRAEGDPEVLDQKEMKQTESEGIPPVKMTVLLEDTGQHFPPMPNEESSLPTIEKEEQMSIKYQHRTSEQISLNDTGMELKSAKQDDDDKSPSVVSGICQYHQDELEKLKGQILELELNLHKAEEIYEKNLDEKTKEIGNLTQLIEEFKKNAENTNSAFTALSEERDQLLSQVKELSVVTELRAQVQQLEVNLAEAERQRRLDYESQTAHHNLLTEQIHSLSIEAKSKDVKIEVLQNELDDVQVQFSEQSTMIKSLQSQLQKKESEVLEGADRERDISNKVEELSQALSQKELEIANMDQLLLEKKKDVEILQQTIEEKDQQVTEISFSMMEKMVQLNEEKFSLGVEIKTLKEQLNLLSRAEEAKKEQVEEDKETVSGIKQNYDELNPVGLISKEELQYELDLVKKESEQRKRKLQAALINRKELLQRVSRLEEELAKVKYEPRKDTPLSESERREMEEDKESKEDLEKCVTSKCQEIEMVISLKQVISEKEVELEHVRKDLEEKAAAEEQLQAVVKQMNQNLQEKTNQIDLLQAEIIENQTVIQKLTTGNKDAGDGDSAAPVIEAAAISPLGAGSGEHWKPELEEKIMDLEKEKEQLQKKLQEVLTSRKVILKKAQEKERHLREELKQQKDDYNRLQEQFDEQSKESENIGDQLRQLQIQVKESSDRKLPGSGQREPGSPSQGLEEPLFKATEQQPAQPASESDLCPDWPSHPGDTNGLQGNTAIARIKTQLKEIEAEKEELELKVNSTVSELTKKSEEVFQLQEQINKQNLEIQSLKAASHEAEAHAESLRQQLESSQLEITGLEHLRELQPELGELQKLISKKEEEVRYLSGQLSAKETALTKVQTEIIEQEDLVKALHTQLEMQAKAHDEKIKQVQVELCEMKQKPEEIGEESKAKQQIQRKLQAALISRKEVLKENKRLQEELSLARDTTEHLTKSLADVENQVSAQNKEKDIFLGKLALFQEERDKLIAEMDRSLMENQSLNGSCESLKLALEGLTEDKENLVKEIESLKCSKIAESTEWQEKHKELQKEYEILLQSYENVSNEAERIQHVVETVRQEKQELFGKLRSTEGNKKETEKQLQEAKQEMEEMKEKMRKFAKSKQQKILELEEENERLRAEVHPAGGTSKDSMEALLSSNSDMKEELERVQTEYKTLSKEFEALMMEKDSLSEEVQDLKHQIEGNVSKQASLEASEKHDNQMVVTEEATQSAPGEAHEQNSPSVNPRSENSESIHSENSAKPDISENVSLHDAINNYLQQMDQLKERITELEEDKQKDKEFSQTLENERAALLSQISAKDGELKMLQEEVAKINSINQQIQEELARVTKLKETAEEEKDDLEERLMNQLAELNGSIGNYYQDVTDAQIKNELLESEMQNLKKCVSELEEEKQQLVKEKTKVESEIRKEYMEKIQGAQKGPGNKSHAKELQELLKEKQQEVKQLQKDCIRYQEKISALERTVKALEFVQTESQKDLEITKENLAQANEHRKKAETELASFKVLLDDTQSEAARVLTDNFKLKKELQSNKESVKSQMKQKDEDLERRLEQVEEKHLKEKKNMQEKLDALHREKVHLEETFGEIQVTLNKKDKEVKQLQENLDSTVAQLAAFTKSMSSLQDDRDRVIDEAKKWERKFSDAIQTKEEEIRLKEENFSVLKDQLRQMSIHMEELKINISRLEHDKQIWESKAQTEVQLQQKVCDTLQGENKELFSQLEETRHLYRSSQDELAKLESELKILRDQSTDLNNSLEKYKENKENLEGIIKQQEADIQNCKFSYEQLETDLQASRQLTSRLHEEINMKEQKIISLLSAKEQAVQVAVAELHQQHDKEIKELENLLSQEEEENTVLEEENKKAVDKTNQLMETLKNMKKENMQQKAQLNSFVKSMSSLQDDRDRIVGDYQQLEERHLSVILEKDQLIQDAATENNKLKEEIRCLRSHMDDLNSENAKLNAELIQYREDLNQVISRKDCQQKQLLEAQLQQTKEVKSEYAKLEEKLKESEEAKEELQRSSLALQEEKRGLSKEIENLKVCLSQLKKQLTGLHEEGTLGIFQAQLKAKEEVQKLNTTLSLSQKRITELEEELVRVQKEAAKKVGEIEVKLKKELKHLHHDAGIMRNETETAEERVAELARDLVEMEQKLLMVTKENKDLTAQIQSFGRSMSSLQDSRDHANEEVEELKKKYEASLKELAQLREEQGLLSKERDVLVSKAAFPINSTEDNSLPHLEKLNQQLLSKDDQLLHLSSQLEDSYNQVQSFSKAMASLQNERDRLLSELEKFRKSEEGKQRSAAPPATSPDEVQSLKKAMSSLQNDRDRLLKELKNLQQQYLQINQEITELRPLKAQLQEYQDKTKTFQIMQEELRQENLSWQHELHQLRMEKSSWEIHDRRMKEQYLMAIADKEQQLSHMQNLMRELRSSSSPTETHKVQYQRQASPETPASLDGSQNLVYETERLRTQLNDSLKEIHQKELRIQQLNSKFSQLLEEKNTLSIQLCDTSQSLRENQQHYSDLFNHCAVLEKQVQELQVVSEKGPLNIDVAPGAPQEKNGAHRKGDPEELREPQLSFSEAQQQLCNTKQEVNELRKLLEEERDQKVAAEAALSMAEEQIRRLEHGEWDSARSPIIGSCGSQEQALLIDLTSNSCRRTRSGAGWKRVLRSLCHSRTRVPLLAAIYFLMVHVLLVLCFTGHL